A DNA window from Streptococcus parapneumoniae contains the following coding sequences:
- a CDS encoding Veg family protein: MTDAFTDVAKMKKIKEEIKAHEGHVIEMTLENGRKRQKNRLGKLIEVYPSLFIVEFGNVEGDKQANVYVESFTYSDILTEKNLIHYLD; the protein is encoded by the coding sequence ATGACAGATGCATTTACAGATGTAGCTAAGATGAAAAAAATTAAAGAGGAAATCAAGGCGCATGAGGGTCATGTAATTGAAATGACCTTGGAAAATGGACGTAAGCGCCAAAAAAATAGATTGGGTAAGTTAATTGAAGTTTATCCATCCCTCTTTATTGTTGAATTTGGGAATGTTGAAGGAGATAAACAAGCTAATGTTTATGTTGAGTCCTTTACTTACTCAGATATCCTTACTGAAAAGAATTTGATTCATTATCTGGACTAA
- the rr06 gene encoding two-component system response regulator RR06, translating into MNILVADDEEMIREGIAAFLTEEGYHVIMAKDGQEALEKFQDFPIHLMVLDLMMPRKSGFEVLKEINQEHDIPVIVLSALGDETTQSQVFDLYADDHVTKPFSLVLLAKRIKALIRRYYVIEDLWQYQDVTVDFTSYKAHYKNEEIDLKPKELLVLKCLIQHKNQVLSREQILEEISKDVADLPYDRVVDVYIRTLRKKLALDCIVTVKNVGYKISL; encoded by the coding sequence ATGAACATTTTAGTTGCAGATGACGAGGAAATGATTAGAGAAGGAATTGCAGCATTTCTGACAGAAGAGGGTTATCATGTCATTATGGCTAAGGATGGACAAGAGGCCTTGGAAAAATTTCAAGATTTCCCTATCCATCTCATGGTACTGGATTTAATGATGCCTAGGAAGAGTGGTTTTGAAGTGTTAAAAGAAATCAATCAAGAGCACGATATTCCTGTCATCGTCTTGAGTGCTCTGGGAGATGAAACTACTCAGTCACAGGTATTTGATCTCTATGCTGATGATCATGTGACAAAGCCTTTTTCTTTGGTACTGCTTGCCAAGCGTATTAAAGCGCTTATCAGACGTTACTACGTCATAGAGGATCTTTGGCAATATCAGGATGTAACAGTGGATTTTACCTCTTACAAAGCACATTATAAAAATGAAGAAATCGATCTCAAACCAAAGGAATTATTGGTACTAAAGTGTTTGATTCAGCATAAAAATCAAGTTTTAAGTAGAGAGCAGATATTGGAAGAAATTTCAAAAGATGTAGCTGATTTACCTTATGATAGGGTCGTTGACGTCTATATTCGTACTCTTCGCAAAAAATTGGCTTTAGATTGCATTGTGACTGTGAAAAATGTTGGGTATAAGATTAGCTTATGA
- the cbpD gene encoding choline binding-anchored murein hydrolase CbpD — protein sequence MKILPFIVRGTSYYLKMSVKKLVPFLVVGLMLAASDSVYAYSGGNGSIARGDDYPVYYKNGSQEIDQWRMYSRQCTSFAAFRLSNVNGFEIPRAYGNANEWGHRARREGYRVDNTPTIGSIAWSTAGTYGHVAWVSNVMGDQIEIEEYNYGYTEAYNKRSIKANTMTGFIHFKDLAGGSVGNSQTSVSIGGTHYFKSKSAIKNQPLASATAIDYYYPGENVHYDQILEKDGYKWMSYTAYNGSRRYIQLEGVTSSQNYQNQSGNSSNYGSNNSSTVGWKKINGSWYHFKSNGYKSTGWLKDGSSWYYLKSSGEMQTGWLKENGSWYYLDSSGAMKTGWYQVSGKWYYSYSSGALAVNTTVDGYRVNSDGERV from the coding sequence ATGAAAATTTTACCGTTTATAGTAAGAGGGACAAGTTATTACTTGAAGATGTCAGTTAAAAAGCTTGTTCCTTTTTTAGTAGTAGGATTGATGTTAGCAGCGAGTGATAGTGTCTATGCCTATTCTGGAGGAAATGGATCGATTGCGCGAGGGGATGATTATCCTGTTTATTATAAAAATGGGAGCCAGGAGATTGATCAGTGGCGCATGTATTCTCGTCAGTGTACTTCTTTTGCAGCCTTTCGTTTGAGTAATGTCAATGGTTTTGAGATTCCAAGGGCTTATGGAAATGCGAATGAATGGGGGCATCGTGCTCGTCGTGAAGGCTATCGTGTAGATAATACACCGACGATTGGCTCCATTGCTTGGTCTACTGCAGGAACTTATGGGCATGTTGCCTGGGTGTCAAATGTAATGGGAGATCAGATTGAGATCGAGGAATATAACTATGGTTATACAGAAGCCTATAATAAACGAAGTATAAAAGCAAATACCATGACTGGTTTTATTCATTTTAAAGATTTGGCTGGTGGTAGTGTGGGGAATAGTCAAACCTCAGTTTCAATAGGAGGAACACATTATTTTAAGAGCAAGTCTGCTATCAAAAATCAGCCACTAGCTAGCGCAACTGCAATTGATTACTATTATCCTGGGGAGAATGTTCATTATGATCAAATTCTCGAAAAAGATGGATACAAGTGGATGAGCTATACGGCTTATAACGGAAGTCGTCGTTATATCCAGCTAGAGGGAGTGACTTCTTCACAAAATTATCAGAACCAATCAGGAAATAGCTCTAACTATGGATCCAATAACAGTTCAACTGTCGGTTGGAAGAAAATAAATGGTAGTTGGTATCATTTCAAATCAAATGGGTATAAATCAACGGGATGGTTGAAAGATGGTTCTAGCTGGTATTATTTGAAATCATCTGGTGAAATGCAGACAGGATGGTTAAAGGAGAATGGCTCGTGGTATTACCTGGATAGTTCAGGGGCAATGAAAACAGGCTGGTATCAAGTTTCTGGTAAGTGGTATTATTCTTACTCTTCAGGTGCCTTAGCTGTTAATACGACGGTGGATGGCTACAGAGTAAACAGTGATGGAGAACGAGTATAG
- a CDS encoding CtsR family transcriptional regulator has product MRFKNTSDHIEAYIKAILDQSGIVELQRSQLADTFQVVPSQINYVIKTRFTESRGYLVESKRGGGGYIRIGRIEFSSHHEMLRELLYSIGERVSQEIYEDILQLLVEQELMTKQEMNLLVSVALNRVLGEEAPVLRANMLRQVIQEVDRKGK; this is encoded by the coding sequence ATGAGATTTAAAAATACATCGGATCATATTGAGGCCTACATCAAGGCGATTTTAGATCAATCTGGTATCGTGGAGTTGCAACGTAGTCAATTGGCAGATACCTTTCAGGTTGTCCCTAGTCAGATTAACTATGTGATCAAGACACGATTTACTGAAAGTAGAGGCTACTTGGTTGAAAGTAAGCGTGGTGGCGGAGGCTATATTCGTATAGGACGGATTGAGTTTTCTAGTCATCATGAAATGCTCAGGGAGCTGCTTTACTCGATTGGTGAGCGGGTCAGTCAAGAAATTTATGAAGATATTCTGCAGCTTTTGGTTGAGCAGGAATTGATGACCAAGCAGGAGATGAATTTGCTAGTATCAGTAGCTTTGAATCGCGTTCTAGGAGAAGAAGCTCCAGTCCTTCGAGCTAATATGCTACGACAGGTCATACAAGAGGTAGATAGAAAAGGGAAGTAA
- a CDS encoding thiamine-binding protein, protein MKASIALQVLPLAQGIDRIAVIDQVIAYLQAQEVTMVVTPFETVLEGEFDELMRILKEALEVAGQEADNVFANVKINVGEILSIDEKLEKYTETTH, encoded by the coding sequence ATGAAAGCAAGCATTGCCTTGCAAGTTTTACCCCTAGCGCAGGGGATTGATCGGATAGCTGTTATCGATCAGGTCATTGCTTACCTGCAAGCTCAAGAAGTGACCATGGTGGTGACACCATTTGAAACGGTCTTGGAAGGGGAGTTTGATGAGCTCATGCGTATTCTCAAAGAAGCGCTGGAAGTGGCAGGGCAGGAGGCAGATAATGTCTTTGCCAATGTCAAAATAAATGTAGGAGAGATTTTAAGTATTGATGAGAAACTTGAAAAGTATACTGAGACGACACATTAG
- a CDS encoding ATP-dependent Clp protease ATP-binding subunit produces the protein MNYSKALNECIESAYMVAGHFGAGYLESWHLLIAMSNHSYSVAGATLNDYPYEMDRLEEVALELTETDYSQDETFTELPFSHRLQVLFDEAEYVASVVHAKVLGTEHVLYAILHDGNALATRILERAGFSYEDKKDQVKIAALRRNLEERAGWTREDLKALRQRHRTVADKQNSMANMMGMPQTPSGGLEDYTHDLTEQARSGKLEPVIGRDKEISRMIQILSRKTKNNPVLVGDAGVGKTALALGLAQRIASGDVPAEMAKMRVLELDLMNVVAGTRFRGDFEERMNNIIKDIEEDGQVILFIDELHTIMGSGSGIDSTLDAANILKPALARGTLRTVGATTQEEYQKHIEKDAALSRRFAKVTIEEPSVADSMTILQGLKATYEKHHRVQITDEAVETAVKMAHRYLTSRHLPDSAIDLLDEAAATVQNKSKHVKADDSDLSPADKALMDGKWKQAAQLIAKEEEVPVYKDLVTESDILTTLSRLSGIPVQKLTQTDAKKYLNLEAELHKRVIGQDQAVSSISRAIRRNQSGIRSHKRPIGSFMFLGPTGVGKTELAKALAEVLFDDESALIRFDMSEYMEKFAASRLNGAPPGYVGYEEGGELTEKVRNKPYSVLLFDEVEKAHPDIFNVLLQVLDDGVLTDSKGRKVDFSNTIIIMTSNLGATALRDDKTVGFGAKDIRFDQENMEKRMFEELKKAYRPEFINRIDEKVVFHSLSSDHMQEVVKIMVKPLVASLAEKGIDLKLQTSALKLLANQGYDPEMGARPLRRTLQTEVEDKLAELLLKGELEAGSTLKIGVKAGQLKFDIA, from the coding sequence ATGAACTATTCAAAAGCATTGAATGAATGTATCGAAAGTGCCTACATGGTTGCTGGCCATTTTGGAGCTGGTTATCTAGAGTCTTGGCACTTGTTGATTGCCATGTCCAATCACAGTTATAGTGTGGCAGGGGCAACTTTAAATGATTATCCATATGAGATGGACCGTTTAGAAGAGGTGGCTTTGGAACTGACTGAAACGGACTATAGCCAGGATGAAACCTTTACGGAATTGCCGTTTTCTCATCGTTTGCAGGTCCTTTTTGACGAAGCAGAGTATGTGGCGTCAGTGGTCCATGCTAAGGTGCTAGGGACAGAGCATGTCCTCTATGCGATTTTGCATGATGGCAATGCCTTGGCGACCCGTATCTTGGAGAGGGCTGGTTTTTCTTATGAAGACAAGAAAGATCAGGTCAAGATTGCTGCTCTTCGTCGAAATTTAGAAGAACGGGCAGGCTGGACTCGTGAAGACCTCAAGGCTCTACGCCAACGCCATCGTACAGTAGCTGACAAGCAAAATTCTATGGCCAATATGATGGGCATGCCGCAGACTCCGAGCGGTGGTCTTGAGGACTATACGCATGATTTGACAGAGCAAGCGCGTTCTGGCAAGTTGGAGCCAGTCATAGGTCGAGATAAGGAAATCTCACGTATGATTCAAATCTTGAGCCGTAAGACCAAGAACAATCCTGTCTTGGTTGGGGATGCTGGTGTCGGGAAAACAGCTCTGGCGCTTGGTCTTGCCCAGCGTATTGCTAGTGGTGATGTACCTGCGGAAATGGCTAAGATGCGCGTGTTAGAGCTTGATTTGATGAACGTTGTTGCAGGGACACGCTTCCGTGGTGACTTTGAAGAACGCATGAACAATATCATTAAGGATATTGAAGAAGATGGCCAAGTCATCCTCTTTATCGATGAACTTCACACTATCATGGGTTCTGGGAGTGGAATTGACTCAACTCTGGATGCGGCCAATATCTTGAAGCCAGCCTTGGCGCGTGGAACTTTGAGAACGGTTGGTGCCACCACTCAGGAAGAATACCAAAAACATATCGAAAAAGATGCAGCCCTTTCTCGTCGTTTCGCCAAAGTGACGATTGAAGAGCCAAGTGTGGCAGACAGCATGACCATTTTGCAAGGCTTGAAGGCGACTTATGAGAAACATCACCGTGTGCAAATCACAGATGAGGCGGTTGAAACAGCCGTCAAGATGGCTCATCGTTACTTGACTAGCCGTCACTTGCCAGACTCTGCTATCGATCTTTTGGATGAAGCAGCGGCAACAGTGCAAAATAAATCAAAGCATGTAAAAGCAGACGATTCTGACTTGAGTCCAGCTGACAAGGCCTTGATGGATGGCAAGTGGAAACAGGCAGCTCAGCTAATCGCAAAAGAAGAGGAAGTGCCTGTCTATAAAGACTTGGTGACAGAGTCTGATATTTTGACCACCTTGAGTCGCTTGTCAGGTATTCCAGTCCAAAAACTGACTCAAACTGATGCCAAGAAATACTTGAATTTGGAAGCTGAATTGCACAAACGTGTTATCGGTCAAGATCAAGCAGTTTCAAGCATTAGCCGTGCCATTCGCCGCAATCAGTCAGGGATTCGCAGTCACAAGCGTCCGATTGGCTCCTTTATGTTCCTAGGGCCTACGGGTGTCGGAAAAACTGAATTAGCCAAGGCTCTGGCAGAAGTTCTTTTTGACGACGAATCAGCCCTTATCCGCTTTGATATGAGTGAGTATATGGAGAAATTTGCAGCCAGCCGTCTCAACGGAGCTCCTCCAGGCTATGTGGGTTACGAAGAAGGTGGGGAGTTGACAGAGAAAGTTCGCAACAAACCCTATTCCGTTCTCCTCTTTGACGAGGTAGAGAAGGCCCATCCAGACATCTTTAATGTTCTCTTGCAGGTTTTGGATGATGGTGTCTTGACCGATAGCAAGGGCCGCAAGGTTGACTTTTCAAATACCATTATCATCATGACGTCAAATCTTGGTGCGACAGCTCTTCGGGATGACAAGACTGTCGGATTTGGGGCTAAGGACATTCGTTTTGACCAGGAAAATATGGAAAAACGCATGTTTGAAGAGCTGAAAAAAGCTTATAGACCTGAGTTTATCAACCGTATTGATGAAAAGGTGGTCTTCCATAGCCTTTCTAGCGACCATATGCAGGAAGTAGTGAAAATTATGGTCAAACCTTTAGTGGCAAGTTTGGCTGAAAAAGGTATTGACTTGAAATTACAAACTTCCGCACTGAAATTGTTGGCAAATCAAGGATATGACCCAGAGATGGGAGCTCGTCCACTTCGCAGAACCCTACAAACAGAAGTGGAGGACAAGTTGGCAGAGCTTCTTCTCAAGGGAGAATTAGAGGCAGGCAGCACACTTAAGATTGGTGTTAAAGCAGGCCAGTTAAAATTTGATATTGCATAA
- a CDS encoding ABC transporter permease has protein sequence MRNLKSILRRHISLLGFLGVLSIWQLAGFLKLLPKFILPTPLEILQSFVRDREFLWHHSWATLRVALLGLILGVLIACLMAVLMDSLTWLNDLIYPMMVVVQTIPTIAIAPILVLWLGYGILPKIVLIILTTTFPIIVSILDGFRHCDKDILTLFSLMRAKPWQILWHFKIPVSLPYFYAGLRVSVSYAFITTVVSEWLGGFEGLGVYMIQSKKLFQYDTMFAIIILVSIISLLGMKLVDISEKYVIKWKRS, from the coding sequence ATGAGAAACTTGAAAAGTATACTGAGACGACACATTAGTCTATTGGGCTTTCTGGGAGTCTTGTCAATCTGGCAGTTAGCAGGTTTTCTTAAACTTCTCCCCAAGTTTATCCTGCCGACACCTCTTGAAATTCTCCAGTCCTTTGTTCGTGACAGAGAATTTCTCTGGCACCATAGCTGGGCGACCTTGAGAGTGGCTTTATTGGGACTGATTTTGGGAGTCTTGATTGCCTGTCTCATGGCTGTACTTATGGATAGTTTAACTTGGCTCAATGACCTGATTTACCCTATGATGGTGGTTGTTCAGACTATCCCGACCATTGCCATAGCTCCTATCTTGGTCTTGTGGCTAGGTTATGGCATTTTGCCTAAGATTGTCCTGATTATCTTGACGACAACCTTCCCTATCATCGTCAGCATTTTGGACGGTTTTAGGCATTGCGACAAGGATATTCTGACCTTGTTTAGTCTGATGCGGGCCAAGCCTTGGCAAATCCTGTGGCATTTTAAAATTCCAGTCAGCCTGCCTTACTTTTATGCAGGTCTGAGGGTCAGTGTCTCCTACGCCTTTATCACAACAGTGGTATCTGAGTGGTTGGGAGGCTTTGAAGGACTAGGTGTCTACATGATTCAGTCCAAGAAACTGTTTCAGTATGATACCATGTTTGCTATTATTATTCTGGTATCGATTATCAGTCTTCTTGGTATGAAGTTGGTCGATATCAGCGAGAAATATGTGATTAAATGGAAACGTTCGTAG
- a CDS encoding ABC transporter ATP-binding protein has product MTEIRLEHVSYAYGQERILEDINLKVTSGEVVSILGPSGVGKTTLFNLIAGILEVQSGRIVLDGEENPKGRVSYMLQKDLLLEHKTVLGNIILPLLIQKVDKAEAIARADDILATFQLTAVRDKYPHELSGGMRQRVALLRTYLFGHKLFLLDEAFSALDEMTKMELHAWYLEIHKQLHLTTLIITHSIEEALNLSDRIYILKNRPGQIVSEIDLDWSEDEDKEVQKIAYKRQILTELGLDK; this is encoded by the coding sequence ATGACAGAAATAAGACTAGAACACGTCAGTTATGCCTATGGTCAGGAGAGGATTTTAGAGGACATCAATCTGAAAGTCACTTCAGGTGAAGTGGTTTCCATCCTAGGCCCAAGTGGTGTTGGAAAGACCACCCTCTTTAATCTAATCGCTGGGATTTTAGAAGTTCAGTCAGGGAGAATTGTTCTTGATGGCGAGGAAAATCCTAAGGGACGCGTGAGTTATATGTTGCAAAAGGATTTGCTCTTGGAACACAAGACGGTGCTTGGAAATATCATCCTGCCCCTCTTGATTCAAAAAGTGGATAAGGCGGAAGCTATTGCTCGCGCGGATGACATTCTTGCGACCTTCCAGTTGACAGCGGTACGGGACAAGTATCCCCATGAACTCAGCGGTGGGATGCGTCAGCGTGTAGCCTTGCTTCGAACTTACCTTTTCGGGCACAAGCTCTTTCTCTTAGATGAAGCCTTTAGTGCCTTGGATGAGATGACCAAGATGGAACTCCACGCTTGGTACCTTGAGATTCACAAGCAGTTGCACCTGACAACCTTGATTATCACGCATAGTATCGAGGAGGCCCTCAATCTCAGCGACCGCATCTATATCTTGAAAAATCGCCCTGGTCAGATTGTTTCAGAAATTGATCTAGATTGGTCTGAAGATGAGGACAAGGAAGTCCAAAAGATTGCCTACAAACGTCAAATCTTGACAGAATTAGGCTTAGATAAGTAG
- a CDS encoding ABC transporter substrate-binding protein, producing the protein MKKTWKVFLTLVTALVAVVLVACGQGTASKDNKEAELKKIDFILDWTPNTNHTGLYVAKEKGYFKEAGVDVDLKLPPEESSSDLVINGKAPFAVYFQDYMAKKLEKGAGITAVAAIVEHNTSGIISRKSDNVASPKDLVGKKYGTWNDPTELAMLKTLVESQGGDFEKVEKVPNNDSNSITPIANGVFDTAWIYYGWDGILAKSQGVEANFMYLKDYVKEFDYYSPVIIANNDYLKDNKEEARKVIQAIKKGYQYAMEHPEEAADILIKNAPELKEKRDFVIESQKYLSKEYASDKEKWGQFDAARWNAFYKWDKENGILKEDLTDKGFTNEFVK; encoded by the coding sequence ATGAAGAAAACATGGAAAGTGTTTTTAACGCTTGTGACAGCTCTTGTAGCTGTTGTGCTTGTAGCTTGTGGCCAAGGAACTGCTTCTAAGGATAACAAAGAGGCAGAACTCAAGAAAATTGACTTTATCCTAGACTGGACACCAAATACCAACCACACAGGGCTTTATGTTGCCAAGGAAAAAGGCTATTTCAAAGAAGCTGGAGTGGATGTTGATTTGAAATTGCCACCAGAAGAAAGTTCTTCTGACTTGGTTATCAATGGTAAGGCACCATTTGCAGTGTATTTCCAAGACTACATGGCTAAAAAATTGGAAAAAGGGGCAGGAATTACTGCTGTTGCAGCTATCGTAGAACACAATACATCAGGAATCATTTCTCGTAAATCTGACAATGTAGCTAGTCCAAAGGACTTGGTTGGTAAGAAATACGGAACTTGGAATGACCCAACTGAACTTGCTATGTTGAAAACCTTAGTAGAATCTCAAGGTGGAGACTTTGAAAAAGTTGAAAAAGTACCAAACAACGACTCAAACTCAATCACACCGATTGCCAATGGCGTTTTTGATACTGCTTGGATCTACTACGGTTGGGATGGAATTCTTGCTAAATCTCAAGGTGTAGAGGCTAACTTCATGTATTTGAAAGACTACGTTAAAGAATTTGACTACTACTCACCAGTCATCATCGCAAACAACGACTATTTGAAAGATAACAAAGAAGAAGCTCGTAAAGTCATCCAAGCTATCAAAAAAGGCTACCAATATGCTATGGAGCATCCGGAAGAAGCAGCTGATATTCTCATCAAGAATGCACCTGAACTCAAGGAAAAACGTGACTTTGTCATCGAATCTCAAAAATACTTGTCAAAAGAATACGCAAGCGACAAGGAAAAATGGGGTCAATTTGATGCAGCTCGCTGGAACGCCTTCTACAAATGGGATAAAGAAAATGGTATCCTTAAAGAAGACTTGACAGACAAAGGCTTTACCAACGAATTTGTGAAATAA
- the dnaB gene encoding replicative DNA helicase, protein MAEVEELRVQPQDILAEQSVLGAIFIDESKLVFVREYIESRDFFKYAHRLIFQAMVDLSDRGDAIDATTVRTILDNQGDLQNIGGLSYLVEIVNSVPTSANAEYYAKIVAEKAMLRRLIAKLTESVNQAYEASQPADEIIAQAEKGLIDVSENANRSGFKNIRDVLNVNFGNLEARSQQTTDITGIATGYRDLDHMTTGLHEEELIILAARPAVGKTAFALNIAQNIGTKLDKTVAIFSLEMGAESLVDRMLAAEGLVESHSIRTGQLTDEEWQKYTIAQGNLANASIYIDDTPGIRITEIRSRSRKLAQETGNLGLILIDYLQLITGTGRENRQQEVSEISRQLKILAKELKVPVIALSQLSRGVEQRQDKRPVLSDIRESGSIEQDADIVAFLYRDDYYERGGEEEDGIPNNKVEVIIEKNRSGARGTVELIFQKEYNKFSSISKREA, encoded by the coding sequence ATGGCAGAAGTAGAAGAGTTACGAGTACAACCTCAAGATATCTTAGCTGAGCAATCTGTTTTGGGTGCTATCTTTATTGATGAGAGTAAACTTGTTTTTGTGCGAGAATACATTGAGTCTCGGGACTTTTTTAAGTATGCCCATCGTTTGATTTTCCAAGCTATGGTCGATTTATCCGATCGTGGTGATGCCATAGATGCAACAACTGTTCGCACCATTCTTGATAATCAAGGGGATTTACAGAATATTGGTGGCTTGTCTTACTTGGTTGAGATTGTCAATTCTGTGCCAACTTCTGCTAATGCGGAGTACTATGCTAAAATCGTTGCAGAAAAGGCTATGTTACGGCGATTAATCGCTAAGTTGACAGAGTCTGTCAACCAAGCTTACGAAGCGTCGCAACCAGCTGATGAAATCATTGCTCAGGCAGAAAAAGGCCTGATTGATGTCAGCGAAAATGCTAATCGAAGCGGGTTTAAGAACATTCGAGATGTGTTGAATGTCAACTTTGGAAATCTGGAAGCTCGCTCGCAACAAACGACCGATATTACAGGTATTGCGACAGGTTATCGTGATTTGGATCATATGACGACTGGTCTACACGAGGAGGAGTTGATTATTCTAGCAGCTCGTCCGGCGGTTGGTAAGACAGCTTTTGCCTTGAATATTGCTCAGAATATTGGGACTAAGTTGGACAAAACAGTTGCTATTTTTTCACTCGAAATGGGTGCGGAAAGTCTAGTCGATCGTATGTTAGCGGCAGAAGGGTTGGTTGAGTCGCATTCTATCCGTACAGGTCAATTGACCGATGAGGAGTGGCAAAAATATACCATTGCTCAAGGGAACCTAGCAAACGCAAGTATCTATATCGATGATACGCCAGGGATTCGGATTACAGAGATTCGTTCTCGTTCACGTAAATTAGCTCAAGAAACTGGAAATCTTGGTTTGATTTTGATAGACTATTTGCAGCTTATCACGGGAACTGGTCGGGAAAATCGTCAACAAGAGGTTTCAGAAATTTCACGTCAGTTGAAAATCCTAGCAAAAGAACTGAAGGTACCAGTAATCGCTCTTAGTCAGCTTTCTCGTGGGGTAGAACAACGTCAGGATAAGAGACCGGTCTTGTCTGATATTCGTGAATCTGGGTCTATCGAGCAGGATGCTGATATCGTAGCCTTTCTTTATCGCGACGACTACTATGAGCGTGGTGGTGAAGAAGAGGACGGTATCCCAAATAATAAGGTGGAAGTTATTATCGAGAAAAACCGTAGTGGAGCTCGTGGAACAGTGGAATTGATTTTCCAAAAAGAATACAATAAATTTTCAAGTATCTCAAAAAGGGAGGCATAA
- a CDS encoding HAMP domain-containing sensor histidine kinase yields MIKNPKLLTKSFLRSFAILGGVGLVIHIAIYLTFPFYYIQLEGEKFNESARVFTEYLKTKTADEIPSLLQSYSKSLTISAHLKRDILDKRLPLVHDLDIKDGELSNYIVMLDMPVSTADGKQVTVQFVQGVDIYKEAKNILLLYLPYTFLVTIAFSFVFSYFYTKRLLNPLFYISEVTSKMQDLDDNICFDESRKDEVGEVGKQINGVYEHLLKVIHELENRNEQIVKLQNQKVSFVRGASHELKTPLATLRIILENMQYNVGDYKDHPKYLEKSIDKIDQMSFLLEEVLESSKFQEWTECSEILMVNTVLTDVLSRYQELAFSKNLVIDNQLTTDTKVRMSLKALDKVLTNLISNAIKYSDQSGIVTISEQDGYLSIRNTCAPLNQEELEHLFDIFYHSQIVTDRETGSGLGLYIVKNILESHRMSYSFLPYEQGMEFKICLLPDS; encoded by the coding sequence ATGATAAAAAATCCTAAATTATTAACCAAGTCTTTTTTAAGAAGTTTTGCAATTCTAGGTGGTGTTGGTCTAGTTATTCATATAGCTATTTATTTGACCTTTCCTTTTTATTATATTCAATTGGAGGGGGAAAAGTTTAATGAGAGCGCAAGAGTGTTTACGGAGTATTTAAAGACTAAGACAGCTGATGAAATTCCAAGCTTACTCCAGTCTTATTCAAAGTCCTTGACTATATCTGCTCACCTTAAAAGAGATATCTTAGATAAGCGGCTCCCTCTTGTGCATGACTTGGATATTAAAGATGGAGAGCTATCAAATTATATCGTGATGTTAGATATGCCTGTTAGTACAGCAGATGGTAAACAGGTAACGGTGCAGTTTGTGCAGGGAGTGGATATCTACAAAGAAGCAAAGAATATTTTGCTTTTGTATCTCCCATATACATTTTTGGTTACAATTGCTTTTTCCTTTGTTTTTTCTTATTTTTATACGAAACGCTTGCTCAATCCTCTTTTTTACATTTCAGAAGTGACTAGTAAGATGCAAGATTTGGATGACAATATTTGTTTTGATGAAAGCAGAAAAGATGAAGTTGGTGAAGTTGGAAAACAGATTAATGGTGTGTATGAGCACTTGTTGAAGGTTATTCATGAGTTGGAAAATCGCAATGAGCAAATTGTAAAATTGCAAAATCAAAAGGTTTCCTTTGTCCGTGGAGCATCACATGAATTAAAGACACCTCTAGCTACTCTCAGGATTATCTTAGAAAATATGCAATATAATGTGGGAGATTATAAAGATCATCCTAAGTATCTTGAAAAGAGTATTGATAAAATCGATCAGATGAGTTTCTTGCTAGAGGAAGTGTTGGAATCTTCTAAATTTCAAGAATGGACAGAGTGCAGTGAGATTTTAATGGTAAATACCGTTTTGACAGATGTTTTGTCTCGATACCAGGAATTGGCATTTTCTAAAAATCTTGTGATTGATAATCAGTTGACTACTGATACAAAAGTAAGGATGAGCTTGAAGGCTTTGGATAAAGTCTTGACAAATCTTATCAGTAATGCTATTAAGTACTCAGATCAATCTGGCATTGTGACTATTTCTGAGCAAGATGGTTATCTTTCTATTAGGAATACATGTGCTCCTTTGAATCAGGAAGAGTTAGAACATTTATTTGATATTTTTTACCATTCACAAATTGTAACAGACAGAGAAACAGGATCAGGATTGGGTCTTTATATTGTTAAGAATATCTTAGAAAGTCATCGTATGTCCTATAGTTTCTTGCCTTATGAACAAGGGATGGAATTTAAAATCTGCTTGTTACCAGATAGTTAG